AGACCATTTGCCGCCAGGCGGACTCGACTTCGCGGATGTCGGAGGTCAGCTCCCGCGTGGCCCTTAGTAGGTGGTCGTAGTCCCAGCCGTCGCGCTTGAAGCCGCGGTGTAACAGCCCGGATAGCGTGTGGCTGTGTATGCGGTGGTTGGGCCTGTCGATCTGGCGGTCGAAGCGCTGGATCGCAAAATGCATCCCACCATCCGACGACGGCACGAGCGCGGTTTCCGGCGTATTGAGCCCCCCTGCGCGCGCCATCTGGAAATAGGCGTGCTCGACTCGGGCGCGCCCGGGCCCCTGACCGGCATCGAGGTCGAATTTCAGCAGCCAGGCACCCATGCCTTGGGGGATCTGGTCCGAGCCGGTCACGATGCGTTTTTGCTGCGGGTCCATGGCGATCAGTATCTTTGGCTGCGCCCCGCCCGCCGAGCCACCGGAGGCGATCACGTCGGTATCCAACTGCTGGGAGTAGTCATATTCGACGACTTGGCGGGCGGCCTTTGCGGCGGCGATTAGATCGACGGTGCGGTTCTTATCCACTTCGCCCGTCCCGGGGGCGTAGGTGAGGGCACCCATCGTGCGCGAGCCGAGAAACGCCAGCATTTGCAGCGGAGTAGGGTCGGGGAGCCCGGCCTCTTTGAAGCGCCGAATGATCACCGCAAAGCCGTAATTGTCCGGCAGGGAATCGGCAAACAGGCCTGCCAAATAATACTGCTCCGGCTCTTCCCAGGGGCCAAGGACGGCGCTCGTGGCGGGTAATTTAATCGGCGACAACTCAAGGC
This is a stretch of genomic DNA from Cerasicoccus sp. TK19100. It encodes these proteins:
- a CDS encoding type II toxin-antitoxin system HipA family toxin, with product MRLNVHYHGERIGELLELEQGAWFQYDREWLSRGLELSPIKLPATSAVLGPWEEPEQYYLAGLFADSLPDNYGFAVIIRRFKEAGLPDPTPLQMLAFLGSRTMGALTYAPGTGEVDKNRTVDLIAAAKAARQVVEYDYSQQLDTDVIASGGSAGGAQPKILIAMDPQQKRIVTGSDQIPQGMGAWLLKFDLDAGQGPGRARVEHAYFQMARAGGLNTPETALVPSSDGGMHFAIQRFDRQIDRPNHRIHSHTLSGLLHRGFKRDGWDYDHLLRATRELTSDIREVESAWRQMVFNVLAHNQDDHAKNFSFLMDDDGQWSLAPAYDLTYVSSLHGGQALNINGKRLFTASDIVELGRKHSIAVNRMREIHDEVANAINRWPEFAASADVRPGILKSYQGGMESVRKSLRLDAALSPGAKK